In Salisediminibacterium beveridgei, one DNA window encodes the following:
- the tnpC gene encoding IS66 family transposase, which yields MKKSSAISPKTTEHLEDRVSKLEREKAELELQLKWYKEQLSLQQRQKFGKSSEKTDPDQLELPLFNEAEQEQHPSEEEPTVESITYERKKKRKVRKDLTENLPSKTIEHTLPVEDQVCSCCNGKLHTMKQQVKEELEIIPAEVKVIRYVTYLYSCRDCEKNGTGNPIVKAPVPERAFPGSLASPSMVSYIMDQKFVQGTPLYRQEQAFNRLGVPLSRQTLSNWILEGSEQWLEPIYDRMVETLTLLDVLHADETTVQVLKEDGKEASSTSYMWLYRSGMSSVPIVIYDYQPGRASKYPIRFLEGFKGYLHVDGYGGYHGLKPKVELVGCWAHARRKFVDAVKSLPDDGSTTKSSAQEGLDFINQLYRIEKHIQEERLSPEKVYDVRQKRSKPVLEAYSAWLQTMRAKTLPKTLLGKAIVYSINQMDHLRNFLKDGRLDIDNNRAERSIKPFVIGRKNGLFSNTPRGAKSSSVIYSIIETAKENRLKPQAYLDYLFEHLPNSKQSEMDQFLPWSESLPEEIRIK from the coding sequence ATGAAAAAATCTTCTGCGATCTCACCCAAAACAACTGAACATCTCGAAGACCGTGTCTCGAAACTTGAACGGGAAAAGGCTGAACTTGAACTTCAACTCAAATGGTACAAGGAACAGCTCAGCCTCCAGCAAAGACAAAAATTCGGTAAGTCCAGTGAAAAAACGGATCCGGATCAGCTGGAGCTGCCTCTGTTTAATGAAGCAGAGCAAGAACAACATCCGTCCGAAGAAGAACCAACGGTCGAATCGATTACATATGAACGTAAGAAAAAGCGCAAAGTCCGAAAGGACCTTACAGAAAACCTTCCATCAAAAACCATTGAGCATACACTCCCGGTTGAGGATCAGGTTTGTTCGTGCTGCAATGGAAAGCTCCATACAATGAAGCAACAAGTCAAAGAAGAATTGGAAATCATTCCGGCAGAGGTTAAAGTAATTCGATATGTTACCTATCTATACAGTTGCAGAGACTGTGAGAAAAACGGTACGGGAAACCCGATTGTTAAAGCACCTGTTCCAGAGCGGGCATTCCCAGGAAGCCTTGCTTCACCATCGATGGTCTCTTACATCATGGACCAGAAATTTGTTCAGGGGACGCCGCTTTATCGCCAGGAACAGGCATTCAATCGTTTGGGTGTTCCTTTATCAAGGCAGACCCTTTCAAATTGGATTCTTGAAGGTTCTGAACAGTGGCTGGAACCGATCTACGATCGGATGGTTGAGACTTTAACATTGCTCGATGTTCTTCATGCCGATGAAACGACTGTTCAAGTTCTCAAAGAGGATGGGAAGGAAGCGAGCTCTACCTCCTATATGTGGTTGTACCGATCAGGCATGAGCAGTGTGCCGATTGTGATCTACGACTATCAACCCGGACGCGCCAGTAAATATCCAATTCGTTTCCTTGAAGGATTTAAAGGATACTTGCACGTAGACGGATATGGAGGCTATCACGGCTTAAAACCGAAAGTCGAACTTGTTGGGTGCTGGGCTCATGCACGCAGGAAATTCGTAGATGCTGTGAAATCCTTACCTGATGATGGTTCGACAACCAAAAGTTCTGCACAGGAGGGTCTGGATTTTATCAACCAGCTCTATCGCATCGAAAAGCATATACAGGAAGAGCGCCTCTCTCCGGAAAAAGTCTATGACGTTCGTCAAAAACGTTCAAAACCTGTTTTGGAGGCTTATTCAGCATGGCTTCAAACGATGCGAGCCAAAACCTTACCGAAAACGCTCCTTGGAAAAGCCATTGTTTATTCTATCAATCAAATGGATCACCTGAGAAACTTCTTAAAGGATGGCCGCCTTGATATAGATAACAACAGAGCTGAGCGCAGCATAAAACCTTTTGTGATTGGAAGAAAAAACGGGCTGTTCTCCAATACACCGCGAGGTGCAAAGAGCAGTAGTGTTATTTACAGTATCATTGAGACAGCAAAAGAGAATCGTTTAAAGCCTCAAGCTTATCTGGATTACTTGTTTGAACATTTGCCCAATAGCAAGCAATCTGAAATGGATCAGTTTCTACCCTGGTCAGAATCATTACCAGAGGAAATTCGGATCAAATAA
- the tnpB gene encoding IS66 family insertion sequence element accessory protein TnpB (TnpB, as the term is used for proteins encoded by IS66 family insertion elements, is considered an accessory protein, since TnpC, encoded by a neighboring gene, is a DDE family transposase.), with the protein MMSHAQPKQVFLAKGATDLRKSIDGLAAIVQEGFQLNPFSPSFFVFCNRQRDKIKILHWDHNGFWLYYRRLEKGTFPWPKADDHQPLLITDRQLRWLLDGLPIDQKGAHRKLSPEKVV; encoded by the coding sequence ATGATGTCTCATGCTCAGCCTAAACAAGTCTTCCTTGCAAAAGGTGCAACAGATTTACGGAAATCCATCGACGGATTAGCTGCCATTGTGCAGGAAGGGTTCCAACTGAATCCTTTCTCACCGTCGTTCTTTGTCTTCTGTAACAGACAAAGGGATAAGATTAAAATCTTGCATTGGGATCATAATGGTTTCTGGCTTTATTATCGCCGCCTTGAAAAAGGGACGTTTCCTTGGCCCAAAGCAGATGACCATCAACCCTTACTCATTACAGACAGGCAGTTAAGATGGCTTCTGGATGGGCTTCCGATTGATCAAAAAGGAGCCCACAGAAAGTTATCTCCTGAAAAAGTTGTATAA